A window of Piliocolobus tephrosceles isolate RC106 chromosome 13, ASM277652v3, whole genome shotgun sequence contains these coding sequences:
- the LOC111540037 gene encoding olfactory receptor 143-like, which translates to MAVENDSSVTEFILTGLTDHPELQLPLFFLFLVNYMTTMVGNLSLINLVCLNSHLHTPVYFFLFNLSFIDLCYSFVFTPKMLMSFISERNIISFPGCITQLFFFCFFVHSECYVLTAMAYDRYVAICKPLLYTVTMSPQICSLLMSASYVMGFAGAMVHTGCMMKLIFCDSNVINHYMCDIFPLLQLSCSSTYANELVTSVIVGTVVIVSNLIILISYALILFNILHMSSAEGWFKAISTCGSHIITVGLFYGFGLLAHVNLSSEGSMGQGKFLSVFYTNVVPMMNPLICSIRNKDVKLALKKTLKKITN; encoded by the coding sequence ATGGCTGTGGAAAATGACTCTTCAGTGACAGAGTTTATTCTTACAGGATTAACAGACCATCCCGAGCTCCAATTGCCCCTGTTTTTCCTATTCTTGGTGAACTATATGACCACCATGGTAGGCAACTTGAGTTTAATTAATCTAGTTTGCCTGAATTCACACCTTCACACTCCcgtgtattttttccttttcaatctgtCCTTCATTGATCTCTGTTATTCATTTGTCTTTACCCCCAAAATGCTGATGAGCTTTATTTCAGAGAGGAACATCATCTCCTTTCCAGGATGCATAACTcagctctttttcttttgcttttttgtccaCTCTGAGTGCTATGTGCTGACAGCCATGGCCTATGATCGCTATGTGGCCATCTGCAAACCCCTTCTGTACACGGTCACCATGTCCCCTCAGATCTGTTCTCTGCTGATGTCTGCTTCATATGTGATGGGGTTTGCTGGCGCCATGGTCCATACAGGATGTATGATGAAGCTCATCTTTTGTGACTCCAACGTCATCAACCATTACATGTGTGACATCTTCCCACTGCTCCAGCTCTCCTGTAGCAGCACCTATGCTAATGAGCTGGTGACGTCTGTTATTGTGGGCACAGTTGTTATAGTATCAAACCTCATTATCTTAATCTCTTATGCTTTGATTCTTTTCAATATCCTTCACATGTCCTCAGCTGAGGGTTGGTTCAAAGCCATCAGTACCTGTGGCTCCCACATAATAACTGTTGGCCTATTCTACGGATTTGGGCTGCTCGCTCATGTTAATTTATCATCTGAAGGGTCTATGGGTCAGGGGAAGTTTCTCTCAGTGTTTTACACGAATGTGGTACCCATGATGAACCCCCTCATTTGTAGTATCAGGAACAAGGATGTCAAACTTGCTCtaaagaaaaccctaaagaaaatTACAAACTGA
- the LOC111540015 gene encoding olfactory receptor 8B3 translates to MLANNNSLVTEFILAGLTDCPEFQQPLFFLFLVIYIVTMVGNLGLITLISQNCHLHTPMYYFLFNLSFIDICYSSVFTPKMLMNFVSKKNIISYDGCMTQLFFFLFFVISECYMLTTMAYDRYMAICNPLLYKVTMSHQVCSMLTFAAYTMGLAGATAHTGCMLRLTFCIANIINHYLCDILPLLQLSCTSTYVNKVVVLIVVGINITVPSFIILISYVFIVISILHIKSTQGRSKAFSTCSSHVIALSLFFGSAAFMYLKYSPGSKEQGKVSSVFYTNVVPMLNPLIYSLRNKDVKVALRKALTKIQRRKIF, encoded by the coding sequence ATGCTGGCTAACAATAACTCCTTAGTGACTGAATTTATTCTTGCCGGATTAACAGATTGTCCGGAGTTCCAGCAACcgctctttttcctctttctagtGATCTACATTGTCACCATGGTAGGCAACCTTGGCTTGATCACTCTTATCAGCCAAAATTGTCACCTCCACACACCAATGTACTATTTCCTCTTCAATCTCTCCTTCATTGATATCTGTTACTCCTCTGTTTTCACTCCCAAAATGCTAATGAACTTTGtatcaaaaaagaatattatCTCCTATGATGGGTGCATGActcaactgtttttctttctcttttttgtcatCTCTGAATGCTACATGTTGACCACAATGGCCTATGATCGCTACATGGCCATCTGTAATCCATTGCTGTATAAGGTCACCATGTCCCATCAGGTCTGTTCTATGCTAACTTTTGCTGCTTACACAATGGGATTGGCTGGAGCCACGGCCCACACGGGCTGCATGCTTAGACTCACCTTCTGCATTGCTAATATCATCAACCATTACTTGTGTGACATACTCCCCCTCCTCCAGCTTTCCTGCACCAGCACCTATGTCAACAAGGTGGTTGTTCTCATTGTTGTGGGTATTAATATCACGGTACCCAGTTTTATCATCCTCATTTCTTATGTTTTCATTGTCATTAGCATTCTTCATATCAAATCCACTCAAGGAAGATCAAAAGCCTTTAGTACTTGTAGCTCTCACGTCATTGCTCTGTCTCTGTTTTTTGGGTCAGCAGCATTCATGTATCTTAAATATTCTCCTGGATCTAAGGAGCAGGGAAaagtttcttctgttttctacaCTAACGTGGTGCCCATGCTCAATCCCCTGATCTACAGCTTGAGGAACAAGGATGTCAAAGTTGCACTGAGGAAAGCTCTGACTaaaattcagagaagaaagatattCTAA